A genomic region of Clostridia bacterium contains the following coding sequences:
- a CDS encoding DegV family protein has translation MRNVALVSDTACDIPEDLCRELDIHLAPVHVIIDDQEYRDRVNVDIRTVYRALRDGRRVTTAGCNANDWAAAYERAAQVGERIVAVSLSRVLSTTYGAAQLAIDATGLPVTLIDAGTILVPEGLAVLAGARAARRGADLDEVLRLVHKVLGTARMVAVADTIEFMRRGGRLAAMEAEVGSLEGYRPVLRISGRGWQPLDKDETRAGTIEKMLNIMRRDLQEMGCDRDTPLMVVVDHAGAEDEAAALLERLRHEYSVAEAHTWTISPAVGVHIGPGMLGVGYCPVVE, from the coding sequence GTGAGAAACGTCGCCCTCGTCAGCGACACGGCCTGCGATATCCCGGAGGACTTGTGCCGGGAACTGGACATCCATCTGGCGCCGGTCCACGTGATCATCGACGACCAGGAATACCGGGACCGGGTGAACGTCGACATCCGGACGGTCTACCGGGCGCTGCGCGACGGCCGGCGGGTCACCACCGCCGGCTGCAACGCCAACGATTGGGCCGCGGCCTACGAACGAGCCGCGCAGGTCGGGGAGCGGATCGTCGCCGTGAGCCTGAGCCGGGTGCTCAGCACCACCTACGGCGCGGCGCAACTCGCCATCGACGCTACGGGATTGCCCGTCACCCTCATCGACGCAGGCACCATTCTCGTGCCCGAGGGTCTGGCCGTCCTCGCCGGCGCGCGGGCTGCGCGGCGCGGCGCCGACCTGGACGAGGTGCTGCGCCTCGTGCACAAGGTCCTGGGAACGGCGCGAATGGTCGCGGTGGCCGACACCATCGAGTTCATGCGGCGTGGGGGCCGGCTCGCCGCCATGGAGGCGGAAGTCGGCTCGCTGGAGGGCTATCGTCCCGTCCTGCGCATCTCCGGGCGGGGGTGGCAGCCGCTCGACAAGGACGAGACGCGCGCCGGCACCATCGAGAAGATGCTGAACATCATGCGACGCGACCTGCAAGAGATGGGGTGCGACCGCGACACGCCGCTGATGGTCGTCGTGGATCACGCCGGAGCCGAAGACGAGGCGGCCGCCCTCCTGGAGCGCCTGCGCCACGAGTACAGCGTGGCCGAGGCGCACACGTGGACCATCAGCCCCGCCGTCGGCGTGCACATCGGCCCGGGCATGCTCGGCGTCGGCTATTGCCCGGTCGTCGAATGA
- a CDS encoding aminopeptidase P family protein, whose amino-acid sequence MTDSGARIARLQAELRAKGWRAAFVAPGDDLRYLAGFSTTADERPAFLAVTPDDAAWLMPALNREQAAAHSPLPMFAYTDEEGPGVALSALLAALRLDASGEGPLGVNDDMRADFLLLLQRAVPGGPWSPAGEIIGPLRMIKDAGEIERMERVAALTDRVLDRAFAAVRPGVTERELQRVVEQAFADEGADEMTFCIVGSGPNSAYPHHHTSARAVQAGEPVMFDIGGRKDGYCSDITRMVFVGEPHEEYLKVHAAVEAAVQAAFAAARPGAPLRAVDEAARKAIDAAGYGPYFVHRTGHGLGVSVHEPPSVHGRNETIIREGMVFTIEPGIYLPGRFGVRLEEVAVVERDGARRLSGRTRDAVVVPDGA is encoded by the coding sequence ATGACGGATTCCGGTGCGCGGATCGCGCGCTTGCAGGCGGAGCTGCGGGCAAAGGGCTGGCGGGCGGCGTTCGTCGCCCCGGGCGACGACCTCCGTTACCTCGCCGGATTCTCCACCACGGCGGACGAGCGTCCGGCCTTTCTCGCCGTCACTCCGGACGATGCGGCCTGGCTCATGCCCGCCCTGAACCGGGAGCAGGCGGCGGCGCACAGCCCGCTGCCCATGTTTGCGTACACGGACGAAGAGGGGCCGGGGGTGGCGCTGTCGGCTCTCTTGGCGGCGTTGCGCCTCGATGCGTCCGGAGAGGGACCTCTCGGCGTGAACGACGACATGCGCGCCGACTTCCTCCTCCTCCTTCAGCGGGCCGTGCCGGGCGGCCCCTGGTCGCCGGCCGGCGAGATCATCGGTCCCCTGCGCATGATCAAGGACGCGGGCGAGATCGAGCGGATGGAGCGCGTGGCGGCCCTGACGGACCGCGTGCTCGACAGGGCCTTCGCCGCCGTGCGGCCGGGCGTGACGGAGCGGGAATTGCAGCGCGTCGTCGAGCAGGCGTTCGCGGACGAGGGCGCGGACGAGATGACGTTCTGCATCGTCGGGTCCGGCCCGAACAGCGCCTACCCGCACCACCACACCAGCGCGCGGGCGGTGCAGGCCGGCGAGCCGGTGATGTTCGACATCGGCGGGCGCAAGGACGGCTACTGCTCCGACATCACGCGCATGGTCTTCGTGGGCGAACCGCACGAGGAGTACCTCAAGGTGCACGCTGCCGTCGAGGCGGCCGTCCAGGCGGCGTTCGCGGCGGCGCGACCCGGCGCGCCGCTGCGGGCGGTGGACGAGGCGGCCCGCAAGGCCATCGACGCCGCCGGCTACGGCCCCTACTTCGTGCACCGCACGGGCCACGGCCTCGGCGTGTCCGTGCACGAGCCTCCTTCCGTGCATGGCCGCAACGAGACGATCATCCGTGAGGGCATGGTGTTCACGATCGAGCCGGGCATCTATCTGCCCGGCAGGTTCGGCGTCCGTCTGGAGGAGGTCGCCGTCGTGGAGCGCGACGGCGCTCGCCGGCTCAGCGGGCGCACGAGGGACGCGGTCGTCGTCCCGGACGGCGCATGA
- a CDS encoding peptidylprolyl isomerase translates to MSMDRVEPQPAAAPEPVSPPSARRRTLAAVVLAGVSAAVLLAAVVVAMAGRSSEAVATVNGEAITKDELYQRLVQQNGQQVLDQMITERLIDQEAKKKGVTVTPADVDREIQRIKSQFASDDEFQQALAYNGMTEDDLRASARLNLEIRGILAPTIHVTDAGLQDFFQKNHDRYDQPEQVRASHILVDTQEKAAQIKDELAHGAKFADLAKKYSLDTTTKDQGGELGWFTRGKMTPAFEDAAFKLQVGQVSDPVQTEYGWHLILLEERKPAVAAKFEDVKDRVRQDYIDDQVAQASADWLAQLRSQAKIVNRLADAGAVSR, encoded by the coding sequence ATGTCCATGGATCGTGTGGAACCCCAGCCCGCCGCGGCTCCGGAACCGGTTTCGCCGCCGTCCGCGCGCAGGCGCACGCTGGCCGCCGTCGTCCTGGCCGGCGTGTCCGCGGCGGTGCTGCTCGCCGCCGTCGTCGTGGCCATGGCCGGCCGGTCTTCGGAGGCCGTCGCGACGGTCAACGGCGAGGCGATCACCAAGGACGAGCTCTACCAGCGGCTCGTGCAGCAGAACGGCCAGCAGGTGCTGGACCAGATGATCACGGAGCGGCTCATCGACCAGGAAGCGAAGAAGAAGGGCGTGACGGTGACGCCCGCGGACGTGGACCGGGAGATTCAGCGGATCAAGTCGCAGTTCGCGTCCGACGACGAATTCCAACAGGCGCTCGCGTACAACGGGATGACCGAAGACGACCTCCGCGCCTCCGCGCGGCTGAACCTGGAGATCCGCGGGATCCTCGCGCCCACGATCCACGTCACGGATGCCGGCCTGCAGGACTTCTTCCAGAAGAACCACGACCGGTACGACCAGCCGGAGCAGGTGCGGGCGAGCCACATCCTGGTCGACACACAGGAGAAGGCCGCACAGATCAAGGACGAGCTGGCGCATGGAGCGAAGTTTGCCGATCTCGCCAAGAAGTACTCGCTGGACACGACGACGAAAGACCAGGGCGGCGAGCTCGGCTGGTTCACGAGAGGGAAAATGACGCCCGCTTTCGAAGATGCAGCCTTCAAGCTCCAGGTGGGCCAGGTGAGCGACCCGGTCCAGACGGAATACGGCTGGCACCTGATCCTCCTTGAGGAGCGGAAACCGGCGGTGGCGGCGAAGTTCGAGGACGTCAAGGATCGCGTGCGCCAGGACTACATTGATGACCAGGTGGCGCAGGCGTCGGCCGATTGGCTCGCGCAGCTGCGGTCGCAGGCGAAGATCGTGAACCGGCTCGCGGATGCGGGCGCGGTGTCGCGCTGA
- a CDS encoding TrkA family potassium uptake protein, which translates to MGRVRREFAVLGLGRFGSSVARTLFHLGHNVLAVDADESRVQAMVDHVTHALQADLTDEATLKSLGLRNFETVVVGISSDMEASILVTLMCKELGARNVVAKAASDQHGKVLARIGADRVIFPERDSGARLAHSLVTPSLLDAIELTPDVSVAEITAGKALAGRSLRDLDLARRFGVTVVALRRGASIRVPVPADDKLTHGDVLVAVARNDDLARLQDFQDQAGE; encoded by the coding sequence ATGGGCAGGGTGAGACGGGAATTCGCGGTACTCGGGTTGGGACGGTTCGGCTCCAGCGTGGCGCGCACGCTCTTCCACCTCGGCCACAACGTGCTGGCGGTCGATGCGGACGAGTCGCGCGTGCAGGCGATGGTCGACCACGTCACGCACGCGCTGCAGGCCGACCTGACCGACGAGGCGACGCTCAAGTCGCTGGGCCTGCGCAACTTCGAGACGGTGGTCGTGGGCATCTCCAGCGACATGGAGGCCAGCATTCTCGTGACGCTGATGTGCAAGGAACTCGGCGCGCGCAACGTCGTGGCGAAGGCGGCGAGCGACCAGCACGGCAAGGTGCTGGCGCGGATCGGCGCCGACCGCGTGATCTTCCCCGAACGGGACAGCGGCGCGCGGCTGGCGCACAGCCTCGTCACGCCGAGCCTGCTTGACGCGATCGAACTGACCCCGGACGTGAGCGTGGCGGAGATCACGGCGGGGAAGGCCCTTGCGGGCCGGTCGCTTCGTGACCTGGACCTGGCGCGGCGGTTCGGTGTGACGGTGGTCGCCCTGCGTCGCGGCGCCTCGATCCGCGTGCCGGTGCCTGCGGACGACAAGCTGACGCACGGGGATGTCCTGGTGGCCGTCGCCCGCAACGACGACCTGGCCCGGCTGCAGGACTTCCAGGACCAGGCGGGCGAGTGA
- a CDS encoding translation initiation factor IF-3 yields MSRDQRVNENIRVREVRLIDENGNQLGVMPTREALRIAQERGLDLVEVAAQANPPVCRIMDYGRFKYEQSKREREARKRQHIVDIKEVKLRVNIDEHDFEVKAKNALRFLKDGDKVKATIMFRGREIVHAELGRQVLDRLAKYVEAYGMIEQQPKVEGRNMVMVFAPRPQRERERAGHAENAERPGVTG; encoded by the coding sequence ATCAGCCGGGACCAGCGAGTCAACGAAAACATTCGGGTCCGCGAAGTCCGTCTCATCGATGAAAACGGAAACCAGCTCGGTGTGATGCCGACCAGAGAGGCCTTGCGGATCGCGCAGGAGCGGGGGCTCGACCTCGTCGAGGTGGCCGCGCAGGCCAACCCGCCCGTGTGCCGCATCATGGACTACGGCCGCTTCAAGTACGAGCAGTCCAAGCGCGAACGCGAAGCCCGCAAGCGCCAGCACATCGTCGACATCAAAGAGGTCAAGCTGCGCGTGAACATCGATGAGCACGACTTCGAAGTCAAGGCCAAGAACGCGCTGCGCTTCCTGAAAGACGGCGACAAGGTCAAAGCCACGATCATGTTCCGCGGGCGTGAGATCGTCCACGCGGAGCTCGGCCGGCAGGTGCTGGACCGCCTGGCCAAATACGTGGAAGCGTACGGCATGATCGAGCAGCAGCCCAAGGTGGAAGGCCGCAACATGGTCATGGTCTTCGCGCCCAGGCCGCAACGCGAACGCGAACGGGCCGGTCACGCCGAGAACGCCGAACGGCCGGGCGTGACGGGCTGA
- a CDS encoding Trk family potassium uptake protein, with the protein MLVERNPARIVVLSFAAAIAVGTLLLLIPAATAPGERTDALTALFTATTAVCVTGLTVVDMSKHWSPLGQAIILLLIQVGGLGIMTMSTLLFFLLGRRITLRERLLIQEALGQESLSGIVRLARSILLTTLTIETLGALILTVRWAFDYPWPRALWYGVFHAVSAFNNAGIDIFGPSMMPYVGDPVVNLTICGLIVIGGIGFTVIMDVLYAKRTGHRLTLHSRMVLITTATLIVAGFVVILLAEWSNPKTLGGLPVGARLWAAFFQAIVPRTAGFFSVDIGALHPFTLLFMVVLMFIGASPNSTGGGIKTTTFSVVALTVWATIAGREDVTVAGRRLHWSVVNRAIAIAVTAFTLVIAVAGALLFIQGGPFLNLLFETTSAFGTVGLSAGVGTGSLTPTLNSWARLLIIGMMFIGRVGPLTAALAIARRQRRRPLYRLPVDRVMVG; encoded by the coding sequence CTGCTGGTCGAGCGCAACCCCGCGCGCATCGTCGTGCTCTCGTTTGCCGCGGCGATCGCCGTCGGCACGCTGCTTCTGCTGATCCCGGCCGCGACCGCGCCCGGCGAGCGCACGGACGCGCTCACGGCGCTGTTCACCGCGACGACCGCCGTCTGCGTCACGGGCCTCACCGTGGTCGACATGTCGAAGCACTGGTCGCCCTTGGGACAAGCCATCATTCTGCTGCTCATCCAGGTCGGCGGCCTGGGCATCATGACGATGTCGACGCTCCTCTTCTTCTTGTTGGGGCGGCGCATCACGTTGCGAGAGCGGCTGCTGATCCAGGAGGCGCTCGGGCAGGAGTCGCTGTCCGGCATCGTGCGCCTGGCGCGCAGCATCCTCTTGACGACGTTGACGATCGAGACCCTCGGCGCGCTGATCCTCACGGTCCGCTGGGCCTTCGACTACCCGTGGCCGCGGGCGCTCTGGTACGGCGTGTTCCACGCCGTCTCGGCCTTCAACAACGCCGGCATCGACATCTTCGGCCCGAGCATGATGCCGTACGTGGGCGACCCGGTCGTCAACCTCACGATCTGCGGCTTGATCGTCATCGGCGGCATCGGCTTCACCGTCATCATGGACGTGTTGTACGCCAAGCGCACCGGCCACCGGCTCACGCTGCACTCAAGGATGGTTCTCATCACCACGGCGACGCTGATCGTGGCCGGCTTCGTCGTGATTCTCCTCGCGGAGTGGTCAAACCCCAAAACGCTCGGCGGCCTGCCGGTCGGCGCGCGCCTCTGGGCGGCCTTCTTCCAGGCGATCGTGCCGCGCACGGCGGGCTTCTTCAGCGTGGACATCGGCGCGCTCCACCCGTTCACGCTGTTGTTCATGGTCGTGCTGATGTTCATCGGAGCCTCGCCGAACTCGACGGGCGGCGGCATCAAGACGACGACGTTCAGCGTCGTGGCGCTGACGGTCTGGGCGACCATCGCGGGCCGCGAGGACGTGACGGTCGCAGGCCGGCGGCTCCACTGGAGCGTCGTGAACCGCGCGATCGCGATCGCGGTGACGGCCTTCACGCTGGTGATCGCCGTGGCGGGGGCACTGCTCTTCATCCAGGGCGGGCCGTTCCTGAACCTCCTCTTCGAGACGACGTCCGCCTTCGGAACCGTCGGGCTGTCCGCGGGCGTGGGCACCGGCTCGCTCACGCCCACCTTGAACAGTTGGGCGCGGCTGCTCATCATTGGCATGATGTTCATCGGGCGGGTCGGCCCGCTGACGGCGGCCCTCGCCATCGCGCGCCGGCAGCGGCGCAGGCCGCTGTACCGGCTGCCGGTGGACCGCGTGATGGTCGGCTGA
- a CDS encoding adenylosuccinate lyase produces the protein MIARYTRPEMAAVWDLERRYRLWLEVEIAAMEGWAELGVVPREAVEAVRARARVDVSRILEIERTVHHDVIAFITAVGETVGPEARWFHYGLTSTDVVDTAQALQLRDACDLLIRGADNLRAALREQALRWKHRPVIGRTHGVHAEPTTLGLKFASFYAEMGRNVERLRRAREAVAVGQLSGAVGTFADVDPRVEAYVCRKLGLQPEPVSTQVLPRDRHAELLATLAVVGGTLDRLATEIRHLQRTEVRELEEPFRGGQKGSSAMPHKRNPEKAERVSGLARLLRGYAVAAFEDQPLWHERDISHSSVERVILPDATIVLDYMLSLMTEIVSGLHVHEENMDRNLALTGGLIASPRLLLALVEAGMTRDQAYELVQSEAMAAWRDLPKGGPTFRERIENHPEVRARLGREQIARAFDVAGYLKWVDFIFDRAGLGAST, from the coding sequence ATGATCGCCCGCTACACGCGCCCGGAAATGGCGGCCGTGTGGGATCTCGAGCGCCGGTACCGGCTGTGGCTCGAGGTGGAGATCGCCGCCATGGAGGGCTGGGCGGAGCTGGGCGTCGTGCCGCGGGAGGCCGTGGAGGCGGTGAGAGCGCGCGCGCGCGTCGACGTGTCGCGCATCCTTGAGATCGAGCGAACGGTGCATCACGACGTCATCGCCTTCATCACGGCCGTCGGGGAGACGGTCGGCCCGGAGGCGCGCTGGTTCCACTACGGCCTGACGTCGACGGACGTCGTCGACACGGCGCAGGCGCTCCAGTTGCGCGACGCGTGCGACCTGCTCATCCGGGGCGCGGACAACCTGCGAGCGGCGCTGCGGGAGCAGGCCCTGCGTTGGAAGCACCGGCCCGTCATCGGCCGCACGCACGGCGTGCACGCGGAACCGACGACGCTCGGTCTCAAGTTCGCGTCCTTCTACGCGGAGATGGGGCGCAACGTGGAGCGCCTGCGGCGGGCCAGAGAGGCGGTCGCCGTCGGCCAGCTGAGCGGCGCCGTCGGCACCTTCGCCGACGTCGACCCGCGCGTGGAGGCGTACGTGTGCCGGAAGCTGGGTCTTCAGCCGGAGCCGGTCAGCACGCAGGTGCTGCCGCGCGACCGCCACGCCGAGCTGCTCGCCACGCTGGCCGTCGTCGGCGGGACGCTGGACCGCCTGGCGACGGAGATCCGTCACCTGCAGCGGACGGAGGTCCGCGAGCTCGAAGAGCCGTTCCGCGGCGGGCAGAAGGGCTCGTCGGCGATGCCGCACAAGCGCAACCCTGAGAAGGCGGAGCGCGTCTCCGGACTGGCGCGCCTTCTCCGGGGATACGCCGTGGCCGCCTTCGAGGACCAGCCGCTCTGGCACGAGCGGGACATCAGCCACTCCTCCGTGGAGCGCGTCATCCTGCCGGACGCCACCATCGTGCTCGACTACATGCTGAGCCTCATGACGGAGATCGTGTCCGGCCTGCACGTCCACGAGGAGAACATGGACCGCAACCTCGCCCTCACCGGCGGCCTGATCGCGTCCCCGCGGCTGCTGCTGGCGCTGGTCGAGGCCGGGATGACCCGCGACCAGGCGTACGAGCTCGTCCAGTCCGAGGCCATGGCCGCCTGGCGCGACCTGCCGAAGGGCGGCCCGACCTTCCGCGAGCGCATCGAGAACCATCCGGAGGTGCGCGCGCGGCTCGGCCGCGAGCAGATCGCCCGCGCGTTCGACGTCGCCGGGTATTTGAAGTGGGTCGACTTCATCTTCGACCGTGCCGGGCTGGGCGCCTCGACCTGA
- the rpmI gene encoding 50S ribosomal protein L35, translated as MPKMKTHKGAAKRFKKTGAGKWRRNRANRIHRHTKDAAAKRALGKWLTVDKTDAKRIERLLPYD; from the coding sequence ATGCCGAAGATGAAGACGCACAAGGGCGCCGCGAAGCGCTTCAAGAAGACCGGCGCAGGCAAGTGGCGGCGCAATCGCGCCAACCGCATTCACCGCCACACGAAGGACGCGGCGGCGAAGCGCGCGCTGGGTAAATGGCTGACCGTCGACAAGACGGACGCGAAGCGGATCGAGCGGCTGCTGCCGTACGACTGA
- a CDS encoding proline dehydrogenase family protein produces MASLGRWVFLRLSHSQRAARWAERIGGDLARRFVAGDTLEEAVQEVRRLNERGFAVTLDHLGESVRDAAEARAAAAEYVDAVRALIDHRLRATVSLKLTQMGLDIDRELCAENVRRILEAAKPAGILVRIDMESSAYTDVTLELYRAFRAEGFDNVGIVLQAYLRRSLDDLRALATLRPHVRIVKGAYDEPPHLAYQGRDAIREAYKRLLDEAWTACERVAIATHDDLLIDYAVEAARQRNVPDDKYEFQMLYGVRPELAEAVLRRGYGVRIYLPYGRDWYPYFMRRLAERPSDAWRFARAIFGGRSR; encoded by the coding sequence TTGGCCAGTCTCGGTCGGTGGGTGTTCTTACGCTTGTCGCACAGCCAGAGGGCGGCGCGTTGGGCGGAGCGGATCGGTGGCGACCTGGCGCGGCGCTTCGTCGCCGGCGACACGCTCGAGGAGGCCGTGCAGGAGGTTCGCCGCCTCAACGAGCGGGGCTTCGCCGTCACGCTGGACCATCTCGGGGAAAGCGTGCGCGACGCGGCAGAGGCTCGCGCCGCCGCCGCGGAGTACGTCGACGCCGTCCGGGCGCTGATCGACCACCGGCTCCGCGCCACGGTCTCCTTGAAGCTCACGCAGATGGGTCTCGACATCGACCGCGAGCTCTGCGCGGAGAACGTCCGCCGGATCCTGGAGGCGGCGAAGCCGGCCGGCATTCTCGTGCGCATCGACATGGAAAGCTCGGCGTACACGGACGTCACGCTGGAGCTGTACCGCGCGTTCCGCGCCGAGGGCTTCGACAATGTCGGCATCGTCCTGCAGGCCTACCTCCGCCGCAGCCTGGACGATCTCCGCGCGCTCGCGACGCTGCGCCCGCACGTCCGCATCGTGAAGGGCGCCTACGACGAGCCGCCGCACCTCGCCTACCAGGGCCGCGACGCGATCCGCGAGGCGTACAAGCGGCTGCTCGACGAGGCGTGGACGGCCTGCGAACGCGTGGCGATCGCCACCCACGACGACCTGCTGATCGATTACGCGGTGGAGGCCGCGCGCCAAAGGAACGTGCCGGACGACAAGTACGAGTTCCAGATGCTCTACGGCGTTCGGCCGGAGCTCGCCGAGGCGGTCCTCCGCAGGGGCTACGGCGTCCGCATCTACCTTCCGTACGGCCGCGACTGGTACCCGTACTTCATGCGCCGCCTGGCGGAGCGGCCCAGCGACGCCTGGCGCTTCGCCCGCGCGATCTTCGGCGGCCGGTCCCGGTAG
- the rplT gene encoding 50S ribosomal protein L20 codes for MARVKRGVTARRRHKKILKLAKGYWGAKHRLFRPANEQVLKSLHYAYRDRRARKRDFRRLWIARINAAARLNGLSYSRFINGLKRAGIDINRKMLADIAVRDAAAFSQLVAKAKESL; via the coding sequence ATGGCTCGCGTGAAGAGAGGCGTCACGGCGCGGCGCCGCCACAAGAAGATCCTCAAACTTGCCAAGGGCTACTGGGGCGCGAAGCACCGCCTCTTCCGTCCCGCCAACGAGCAGGTTCTCAAGTCTTTGCATTACGCGTACCGCGACCGCCGCGCGCGCAAGCGGGACTTCCGCCGGCTGTGGATCGCGCGCATCAACGCGGCGGCGCGGTTGAACGGCCTCTCGTACAGCCGGTTCATCAACGGATTGAAGCGGGCCGGCATCGACATCAATCGGAAGATGCTTGCGGACATCGCCGTCCGCGACGCGGCCGCGTTCTCCCAGCTGGTGGCCAAGGCCAAGGAAAGCCTGTGA
- a CDS encoding RNA methyltransferase, translating into MAGPVGETAPQMISSPRNREVLRVVRRGRDAAARRREGLLVVEGPKLVDELLSRLGPQAVERVYVSAEFAEGDGSRWVRRCPVPPVVVAPAAFRRMADTRTPQGVLALARRPRHAAAGLWRAAGAVLALDAVQDPGNVGALVRAAAAFGAAGAVLGPGCADPWGPKALRGAMGAAFSLPLVEAADLAKMLSEARAAGRRVVALDARGAERLDRVPLDRAVLLLGSEGRGLGEAAAAADVVARIPFADGMESLNVATAAAVALYEAARQVREERGP; encoded by the coding sequence ATGGCCGGACCCGTGGGAGAGACGGCGCCGCAGATGATCTCAAGCCCACGCAACCGGGAAGTCTTGCGCGTCGTCCGGCGGGGGCGGGACGCGGCGGCGCGCCGCCGCGAGGGGCTGCTCGTCGTCGAAGGTCCCAAGCTCGTGGATGAGTTGCTGTCGCGCCTGGGTCCGCAGGCGGTGGAGCGGGTGTACGTCAGCGCGGAGTTCGCGGAAGGCGACGGCTCCCGATGGGTCCGGCGCTGCCCGGTGCCGCCGGTCGTCGTCGCGCCGGCCGCCTTCCGCCGCATGGCGGACACGCGGACGCCGCAGGGGGTCCTGGCGCTCGCGCGGCGTCCGCGCCACGCCGCGGCCGGCCTGTGGCGCGCCGCCGGCGCCGTCCTGGCCCTGGACGCGGTCCAGGATCCGGGCAACGTCGGCGCGCTCGTGCGGGCGGCCGCGGCGTTTGGGGCGGCCGGCGCGGTGCTCGGCCCGGGCTGCGCCGACCCGTGGGGCCCCAAGGCGCTCCGTGGCGCCATGGGCGCCGCGTTCAGCCTGCCGCTCGTCGAGGCGGCCGATCTCGCCAAAATGCTGAGCGAAGCGCGCGCCGCCGGGCGGCGGGTCGTGGCGCTGGACGCGCGCGGTGCGGAGCGCCTCGACCGCGTCCCGCTCGACCGTGCCGTGCTTCTCTTGGGGAGCGAGGGCCGCGGTCTGGGCGAGGCCGCCGCGGCGGCGGACGTCGTCGCGCGGATTCCGTTCGCGGATGGCATGGAATCGTTGAACGTGGCGACGGCCGCCGCCGTCGCGCTGTATGAGGCGGCGCGCCAGGTCCGTGAAGAGCGCGGCCCCTGA
- a CDS encoding enoyl-ACP reductase, giving the protein MSSQGPMAGKRGVVLGVANRHSIAWAITQSLHEAGAQVALTFESERVEDRVRKLAESLAIPHVFPCDVTDDAQIAALFEELGRAFGTIDFLVHSIAYAPREALEGAYVDTSRDAFRIALDVSVYSLVALARAARPLMPSGGSIVTMSYYGAEKVMPNYNVMGVAKAALEASVRYLASDLGPSGIRVNAISAGPMNTLAARGISGFTGALKMHAEKSPLRRNTEGRELGDAAVFLLSDMGRGITGEVLYVDAGYHIMGA; this is encoded by the coding sequence ATGTCATCGCAAGGACCCATGGCCGGCAAGCGGGGCGTCGTGCTGGGCGTCGCCAACCGGCACAGCATCGCCTGGGCCATCACCCAGAGCCTGCATGAGGCCGGGGCGCAGGTCGCGCTCACATTTGAGTCCGAGCGCGTCGAGGACCGCGTCCGCAAGCTCGCGGAGTCGCTCGCCATCCCCCACGTCTTCCCGTGCGACGTGACGGACGACGCGCAGATCGCGGCCCTTTTCGAAGAGCTTGGGCGCGCCTTCGGCACCATCGATTTTCTCGTGCACAGCATCGCCTACGCGCCGAGGGAAGCTCTCGAGGGCGCGTACGTCGACACGTCGCGGGACGCGTTCCGCATCGCCCTGGACGTCAGCGTGTACTCGCTGGTCGCGCTGGCGCGGGCCGCGCGGCCGCTGATGCCGTCCGGCGGGTCCATCGTGACGATGAGCTACTACGGGGCGGAGAAGGTGATGCCGAACTACAACGTGATGGGCGTGGCCAAGGCCGCGCTGGAAGCGTCCGTCCGCTACCTCGCGAGCGATCTCGGCCCCAGCGGCATCCGCGTCAACGCCATCTCCGCCGGGCCCATGAACACGCTCGCCGCTCGCGGCATCTCCGGCTTCACGGGAGCGCTCAAGATGCACGCCGAAAAGTCCCCCCTGCGGCGCAACACGGAGGGCCGGGAACTCGGCGACGCCGCGGTCTTCCTGCTCAGCGACATGGGCAGGGGCATCACGGGGGAGGTCCTGTACGTCGACGCCGGATACCACATCATGGGCGCGTGA